One part of the Helicoverpa armigera isolate CAAS_96S chromosome 3, ASM3070526v1, whole genome shotgun sequence genome encodes these proteins:
- the LOC110383870 gene encoding uncharacterized protein LOC110383870 isoform X4 has translation MFSKHSRKDSKVAEVEVAEALDEPLVLPPHDVRHEFHYQPTPDPESEFAWHHPDVQAKEDKHDKQIDVSEFHDPWTIYRGHIPPIADEGPSQHVELVRIEDHEEIRKYAWDYQAQKPPSTYTEHKPNQENQPHYTDHWPQHTQHEHGHEHHQSHWHHDHNQSSHDHHVHHSDNHGHHSHNFDHQSHQHSHHGQQSFHSDHHGYQSYNHVHHEHHSHNPVHHSPNLDYHDHYNQSHDYHDIREHPFHHHDYNEKHSHDHHDHQNNNNHDHHSHNHDHQSHSHDHHNHSHEHHEHKHSYDHQPDNSSQHIQSHYNIGEQKHHQNYKNHESFSSHTHPTQEDIAVHHVHVIKDKKRTRRTRRLHRIDTYREHEMMNGDVSATESDDYDDIMPRHPYDGFYLRHRVTVDARGRKVCTHEIPPTPTPSPPDSPVPIDLPEDEPVDTNVVEDQSGVAGNLARVLPGGAGNREALDELSRRQGWEAGNIDYMGADSFANIWAKISQTLSKPRSSPPKQSPPREPAPQPAPEQVVVQSGEVVQEPVAEQVEVAKEVVPAESAAPAPAEPAPAAAAEVPVTVEAAAPVAAPAPAAEAKTEEAAPAKVATPVPEPAVVPVPVETAAPAPEAPAPAVVSAPSEVPVTVEAVVPDVPAPVEALAPVAAAPAKPEAEKAPEAAAVVEAPKTEVPVAAATPEVAVVETPATPASPAVASDSPPLANTPSKEEAPAIPAAKTEERRKPAGKLKLCPPAVADPLPTPDSELEDAAALASAIIARELSAPAPPHVPTPPLGAVSLAQIGVKTPAKGKSSTAAQIESSITETAQPATPSSPAAPTTPATPVTPATPTTPAAPATPATPTTPATLATPVSPVAPASPATPSPGTPATPTTPATPTLPAQPSPPADPPKKKVVKKVVKKEAPAAAGGEAPVPPPRKKEKKPKEK, from the exons GTTGAGGTGGCCGAGGCACTAGACGAGCCCCTGGTGTTACCTCCACATGACGTGCGACACGAATTCCACTATCAACCAACACCGGACCCTGAATCGGAATTCGCTTGGCATCACCCCGATGTACAAGCCAAAGAAGATAAACATGACAAACAGATCGATGTCTCAGAATTTCATGATCCATGGACAATTTATAGAGGACACATCCCACCAATCGCAGATGAAGGTCCCAGCCAACATGTTGAACTAGTTAGGATTGAAGATCACGAAGAAATCAGAAAGTATGCATGGGACTATCAAGCTCAAAAACCTCCGTCCACTTACACAGAACATAAACCGAATCAGGAGAATCAACCACACTATACAGATCACTGGCCACAGCACACTCAACACGAACACGGACACGAACATCATCAGAGTCATTGGCATCACGACCATAACCAGAGCAGCCATGATCATCACGTTCACCACTCTGATAATCATGGTCATCACAGTCACAACTTTGATCACCAGAGCCATCAGCATTCCCATCATGGTCAACAGAGTTTCCACTCTGATCATCATGGTTATCAGAGTTATAACCATGTACATCATGAGCATCACAGCCACAACCCTGTTCATCACAGCCCCAATTTAGATTATCATGATCATTATAACCAGAGTCACGATTATCATGACATTCGCGAACATCCTTTCCACCATCACGATTATAACGAGAAACATAGTCATGATCATCACGACcatcaaaacaacaataatcACGACCATCACAGCCACAATCATGATCATCAGAGTCACAGTCATGATCATCACAATCACAGCCACGAACACCACGAACATAAACATTCGTATGATCATCAACCTGATAATAGTAGTCAACACATACAGTCGCATTATAATATCGGTGAACAAAAACATcaccaaaattataaaaatcatgAATCATTTTCCTCACACACGCACCCAACACAAGAAGATATAGCAGTACACCATGTACACGTAATAAAAGATAAGAAACGCACCCGTCGCACTCGAAGACTCCATCGAATTGATACATATAGAGAACACGAAATGATGAATGGGGATGTGTCGGCAACCGAAAGTGATGATTATGATGACATAATGCCAAGACACCCATACGATGGCTTCTATTTAAGGCACAGAGTTACTGTAGACGCGCGGGGGAGGAAAGTGTGCACTCATGAAATACCACCCACCCCGACACCGTCCCCGCCGGATTCTCCAGTGCCTATTGACTTACCGGAGGACGAACCGGTGGATACTAATGTGGTTGAGGACCAA AGCGGTGTTGCCGGTAACCTGGCTCGAGTGTTGCCTGGTGGGGCTGGAAACCGTGAAGCTCTGGATGAACTGTCACGCCGCCAGGGTTGGGAGGCTGGCAACATTGACTACATGGGTGCCGACTCCTTCGCTAATATCTGGGCCAAGATCTCGCAAACACTGAGCAAGCCTCGCTCCTCACCCCCTAAACAGTCTCCACCGAGGGAACCTGCTCCACAGCCAGCTCCAGAACAAGTCGTAGTTCAATCTGGAGAAGTTGTACAGGAACCCGTCGCTGAACAAGTCGAAGTGGCTAAAGAGGTAGTCCCAGCAGAAAGCGCGGCGCCTGCGCCCGCCGAGCCTGCCCCCGCTGCAGCTGCTGAAGTGCCAGTCACAGTAGAAGCTGCGGCCCCTGTAGCGGCTCCTGCCCCCGCCGCTGAGGCAAAAACTGAAGAAGCTGCTCCTGCTAAGGTAGCTACGCCCGTCCCAGAGCCAGCTGTAGTACCCGTCCCAGTAGAAACTGCTGCGCCTGCTCCCGAAGCGCCTGCACCAGCTGTAGTCTCAGCGCCAAGTGAAGTTCCTGTGACCGTAGAGGCCGTCGTCCCAGACGTGCCTGCGCCTGTGGAAGCACTCGCGCCGGTCGCTGCGGCTCCCGCTAAGCCTGAAGCCGAGAAAGCACCAGAAGCCGCAGCAGTGGTAGAGGCACCAAAGACTGAAGTTCCAGTAGCCGCCGCCACACCAGAAGTGGCTGTTGTGGAAACCCCCGCGACCCCGGCCAGCCCGGCCGTTGCTTCCGACAGCCCGCCGCTGGCCAATACGCCGTCCAAGGAAGAGGCGCCCGCAATCCCCGCTGCTAAAA CCGAGGAGCGTCGCAAGCCGGCGGGCAAACTGAAGCTGTGCCCGCCCGCCGTCGCCGACCCGCTCCCCACCCCCGACAGCGAGCTGGAGGACGCGGCCGCGCTCGCCAGCGCCATCATCGCGCGCGAGCTcagcgcgcccgcgccgccgcacgTGCCCACCCCGCCGCTCGGCGCCGTGTCGCTCGCGCAGATCGGCGTCAAGACCCCCGCCAAGGGCAAGTCCTCCACGGCAGCGCAGATAGAGTCCTCCATCACGGAAACCGCCCAGCCCGCGACACCCTCGAGCCCAGCGGCACCTACGACTCCAGCAACACCAGTCACTCCTGCCACACCTACGACGCCCGCGGCACCTGCCACTCCCGCCACACCTACGACTCCCGCAACACTTGCCACACCTGTCTCTCCAGTGGCACCCGCCTCTCCTGCGACACCCTCCCCTGGCACTCCCGCCACCCCCACAACTCCCGCGACACCTACGTTGCCGGCACAGCCCAGTCCGCCCGCAGACCCGCCCAAGAAGAAGGTGGTAAAGAAAGTGGTGAAGAAGGAAGCCCCTGCGGCAGCGGGCGGCGAGGCACCCGTCCCGCCGCCGCGCAAGAAGGAAAAGAAGCCCAAAGAGAAGTGA